In Paenibacillus sp. BIC5C1, a genomic segment contains:
- a CDS encoding ATPase, T2SS/T4P/T4SS family: protein MLWNTLWLILILLLCLAYVWFKYKASHREKHNRAPERESFTIEVLTEKVKNSLHELSHSQLADAGLHEEEYRRRINQRAEMRKALKGCVSGSISDKTYVKNLIGDLLTRSIGLSKSNIDEVIYFGETELLTVQDQFEIVFYLYRQQFGVDALSRMIDTYDLGRLRLSEGADDGGSYYISEEDIRYVFECEYRELGFREKTDIIVQRIYQHYKGFSVVDEIRDQRIDGVSGGVSGMLDALQDMGLRQPASWNDLLTDGLEDAPLEEPLSGMESVWIFYKGKSIHLSFLSFGSIRELKRVCQNIYKYNYPGQLSEANGYKVNEMKDGSRVVVVRPPFAESWAFFVRKFDIPNASLEQLITGNNAGLPITLLQFLMKGSRITAVTGAQGSGKTTLLMAMVKHIYASYTLRVQEMAFELQLRRIYSRRNILSFRETEHISGQQGLDLQKKTDGTVNILGEVASDEVAAWMIQMSQVASLFTLFTHHAKTFRDLVFSLRNSLLKTGMFQHEHIAEEQVVSVINFDVHMKKDAEGRRYIERITECLPRANKGDSVEERAGFTFRNVIEYRDGNYVITAPISIGSITDMRDQMTLQDAALFEQFIKQHWGDTYDR from the coding sequence ATGCTCTGGAATACCCTATGGTTAATTTTAATTTTGCTGTTATGCCTTGCGTATGTTTGGTTCAAATATAAAGCTTCCCATCGTGAAAAGCATAATCGTGCCCCTGAGCGTGAATCCTTCACAATTGAAGTGCTGACGGAGAAAGTAAAGAACTCGCTTCATGAGCTTAGTCATAGTCAACTTGCTGATGCCGGATTGCATGAAGAAGAATATCGCCGGAGAATCAATCAACGTGCCGAAATGCGCAAGGCGCTTAAAGGTTGTGTATCAGGAAGCATCAGTGACAAAACATATGTCAAAAATCTGATAGGTGATCTTCTTACTCGCAGTATAGGACTGAGTAAGTCGAACATTGATGAGGTCATTTATTTTGGTGAAACGGAGCTGCTGACGGTTCAGGATCAATTCGAAATTGTGTTTTATCTATACCGGCAGCAATTTGGTGTTGATGCTTTGTCGCGCATGATTGACACTTATGATCTGGGCAGACTGAGGCTGAGTGAAGGTGCAGACGACGGAGGAAGTTACTATATCTCCGAGGAGGACATCCGATATGTGTTTGAGTGTGAGTATAGAGAGCTTGGATTCAGAGAAAAAACGGATATCATCGTTCAACGTATCTATCAACATTATAAAGGTTTCTCGGTGGTTGATGAAATAAGAGATCAACGAATAGATGGCGTTAGTGGTGGTGTAAGCGGCATGCTGGATGCCCTTCAGGATATGGGGCTACGGCAGCCAGCTTCGTGGAATGATCTGCTCACGGATGGACTTGAAGATGCTCCCCTCGAAGAACCACTTAGTGGAATGGAAAGTGTCTGGATTTTCTATAAAGGTAAGTCCATTCATCTGTCCTTCCTGTCATTTGGCAGTATCCGTGAACTGAAGAGGGTATGTCAGAATATTTATAAATACAACTATCCGGGACAGCTTTCGGAGGCGAATGGGTACAAGGTGAACGAGATGAAGGATGGATCACGTGTCGTTGTTGTACGTCCTCCCTTTGCTGAATCATGGGCATTCTTTGTCCGGAAATTCGATATTCCCAATGCTTCACTGGAACAGTTGATTACTGGTAACAACGCAGGTCTGCCAATCACTTTGCTGCAATTTTTGATGAAAGGCAGTCGAATTACAGCTGTAACAGGAGCACAGGGGTCGGGTAAAACGACCCTACTTATGGCGATGGTGAAGCATATTTACGCTTCGTATACCCTGCGTGTACAGGAGATGGCTTTCGAGCTACAACTGCGGCGTATATACAGTCGCCGTAACATACTAAGTTTCCGGGAAACGGAGCACATCTCAGGTCAACAGGGACTGGACTTACAGAAAAAGACGGATGGTACTGTAAATATTCTCGGTGAGGTCGCAAGTGATGAAGTAGCCGCATGGATGATTCAGATGTCCCAGGTTGCCAGTCTGTTCACCCTGTTTACCCATCACGCCAAAACGTTTCGTGATCTGGTCTTCTCCCTCCGTAATTCACTACTCAAAACAGGTATGTTCCAACATGAACATATTGCCGAGGAACAGGTCGTAAGTGTCATTAATTTTGATGTACATATGAAAAAGGACGCAGAGGGACGAAGATATATCGAACGAATTACGGAGTGTCTGCCACGCGCGAATAAAGGGGATAGCGTGGAGGAACGGGCGGGATTTACGTTTCGCAATGTGATTGAGTACAGGGATGGCAATTACGTCATCACAGCTCCGATCTCCATAGGGAGCATTACGGATATGCGGGATCAGATGACACTGCAGGACGCTGCGCTGTTCGAACAGTTCATCAAGCAACATTGGGGTGATACCTATGACCGTTAA
- a CDS encoding ABC transporter ATP-binding protein, translating to MSVISMEHVSLRREDNQILDDVHLHVKEGEHWVILGRNGSGKTTLLEMMNGYMFPSQGRIEVLGNLYGQCDVREVRKEIGYISQTLIEKLTHRDPVWEVVATGAYAFLRFYQTIPDDVKAKALNLLDEMGFAKLANHPLGTLSQGERKKVMLARSLMADPKLLIMDEPCAGLDLYEREKMLAEIDRLRKRNITVVYVTHHVEEIVPLFTHVALIRDGRIAAAGPKQEVLTQDTIKHTYDVPVDIQWEDGRPWIRVRSGG from the coding sequence ATGAGTGTAATCTCAATGGAGCATGTCTCTCTTAGAAGGGAAGACAATCAGATTCTGGATGACGTTCATCTGCATGTTAAAGAAGGCGAACATTGGGTAATTCTTGGACGCAATGGTTCAGGTAAAACAACGCTGCTGGAAATGATGAATGGATATATGTTTCCAAGTCAGGGGCGTATTGAAGTATTGGGCAATCTGTATGGTCAATGTGACGTTCGGGAGGTTCGGAAAGAAATTGGTTATATCAGTCAGACATTGATTGAGAAACTGACACATCGAGATCCTGTATGGGAAGTTGTCGCAACAGGAGCTTATGCTTTTTTGCGTTTCTATCAAACGATTCCGGATGACGTGAAGGCCAAAGCATTGAACCTGCTTGATGAAATGGGTTTTGCAAAACTTGCTAATCATCCGCTCGGCACCCTTTCTCAGGGGGAGCGCAAAAAAGTAATGCTGGCTCGTTCATTGATGGCAGATCCCAAATTGCTGATTATGGACGAGCCTTGTGCCGGACTAGATCTGTATGAACGTGAGAAAATGTTGGCCGAAATTGATCGGCTACGTAAGCGTAATATCACTGTCGTTTATGTAACACATCACGTGGAAGAGATCGTACCTTTGTTCACACATGTGGCCTTGATCCGCGATGGACGTATTGCTGCGGCAGGGCCCAAACAGGAAGTTTTAACACAAGATACAATTAAGCATACGTACGATGTTCCGGTTGATATCCAGTGGGAAGATGGACGTCCCTGGATTCGCGTACGTTCTGGAGGGTAA
- a CDS encoding TIGR01457 family HAD-type hydrolase has product MIKAYLIDLDGTLYHGRHRIEGADKLIRTLNEQGMPYLFVTNNSSRTPQGVADHLNGMGIPADASQVCTSAVAAAEYVAQESPGAKVACIGEEGLLQAIEAAGLTLADDEPEYVIQGIDREFSYHKLTKALRWINGGSKSVMTNPDLQLPSDDGLTPGAGTIGAAIEAATGVHPTVIGKPSSIIMKSAISRLNLKSDEVAVIGDNMRTDIAAGAAAGCETLLVLTGITTRDNMDSHIQATKVRPDHVFEDLHKLIEWLSQTTGQASKKG; this is encoded by the coding sequence ATGATTAAGGCCTATCTGATCGACCTGGATGGTACGCTCTATCATGGCAGACATCGTATCGAAGGAGCCGATAAGCTTATTCGGACATTGAATGAACAAGGCATGCCTTATTTGTTTGTGACTAATAATTCTTCGCGCACACCGCAAGGTGTGGCAGATCATCTGAATGGGATGGGCATCCCCGCCGATGCATCTCAGGTATGTACTTCTGCGGTGGCGGCTGCGGAATACGTGGCCCAAGAGTCTCCGGGTGCGAAAGTGGCTTGTATCGGGGAAGAAGGGCTGTTGCAAGCGATTGAAGCAGCAGGTCTTACACTAGCAGACGATGAACCTGAATACGTTATACAAGGAATTGATCGTGAATTTTCCTATCATAAATTGACTAAAGCGCTTCGCTGGATCAATGGTGGCTCTAAATCTGTTATGACCAATCCTGATTTGCAGCTACCTTCTGATGATGGGCTTACGCCGGGAGCAGGGACGATTGGGGCAGCGATAGAAGCAGCAACCGGAGTTCATCCTACCGTCATTGGCAAACCATCAAGTATTATTATGAAGTCTGCCATTAGCCGATTGAACTTAAAGTCTGATGAAGTTGCTGTAATCGGAGACAATATGCGTACAGATATTGCCGCAGGCGCTGCGGCGGGATGCGAAACTCTGCTGGTTCTTACGGGGATAACGACACGGGACAATATGGATAGCCACATCCAAGCGACCAAGGTTCGTCCTGATCATGTGTTTGAAGATTTGCATAAACTGATTGAGTGGCTGTCGCAGACGACAGGCCAAGCATCCAAGAAGGGGTAG
- a CDS encoding deoxyribonuclease IV produces the protein MRPKSGIGAHVSTRGGFLQAAKRAYEMGSTAFQYFPKNPRSLGLKELDLKDAEQCRDWCETQGISSIAHSPYPTNPALGKTRGEAGFHATIASIQNDLHIADACGSVGTVVHFGHLKSNEPLEGYQNLISCLDTALADWDGQAKILLENQAGDHGPMGTTMEELIQIRKLSRYPEHIAFCFDTCHAFASGMWTSGNEASMLEKGRMLGYWDALAAVHFNDSKYPSGSCKDRHARIGQGYIGKKAMQELLCAPEFQQAVVVLETESGEDGTHRGDIELMRSWL, from the coding sequence ATGAGGCCTAAAAGCGGAATCGGGGCACATGTTAGCACCAGAGGTGGATTTCTTCAGGCAGCCAAACGGGCATATGAGATGGGTTCTACGGCATTTCAATATTTTCCGAAGAACCCGCGGAGTCTTGGCTTGAAAGAATTGGACCTCAAAGATGCTGAACAGTGTCGGGACTGGTGTGAGACGCAGGGGATTTCTTCCATTGCGCACTCACCCTATCCCACGAATCCGGCTTTGGGCAAAACCCGAGGAGAGGCGGGTTTTCATGCAACCATTGCATCGATACAAAATGATTTGCATATTGCAGATGCTTGCGGTTCAGTAGGGACTGTAGTTCATTTTGGTCATCTCAAGAGCAATGAACCACTCGAAGGATATCAGAATCTCATATCCTGTCTGGATACCGCTTTAGCAGATTGGGATGGACAGGCTAAGATTCTGCTTGAAAATCAAGCTGGAGATCATGGTCCCATGGGTACGACGATGGAAGAGTTGATACAGATTCGTAAACTAAGCCGGTATCCTGAACATATTGCTTTTTGTTTTGACACGTGTCATGCTTTTGCTTCAGGCATGTGGACGTCAGGTAATGAGGCATCGATGCTGGAGAAAGGCAGAATGCTGGGATACTGGGATGCTCTTGCGGCTGTTCACTTTAATGATTCGAAATATCCCTCTGGTTCATGCAAGGACAGACATGCACGGATTGGACAAGGTTATATAGGAAAAAAAGCGATGCAGGAACTGTTATGTGCGCCTGAATTTCAGCAAGCGGTAGTTGTGCTGGAAACCGAATCAGGCGAAGATGGAACACACCGTGGTGACATTGAGCTCATGCGTTCCTGGCTTTAA
- a CDS encoding SAM-dependent methyltransferase — translation MSTQSSWGEGDFSRFICTANHGFAPYAQEELRRTFGAVKSTVLVPGEILLAGLPIAEEEVAIKLLEESPTFLRHIQPVQFQENTEDSAQAMEKLISFVLNHTELTGTKVALQVRKTEGAFWRENAASLKQLLTEKLDDLGCDWVVRDADHVISVFVADDMLYAGVSRPDQNLSDWSGGAVRFQKEEGQISRAKFKLLEAEQTFGIDFTSFHKALDIGAAPGGWTSFLLERGLEVTAVDPAKMDATLLESPKLTFLKKNAGDVRFREGEFDLLVCDMSWSPKLMSRLISDLLYSLQSGGTAVVTVKLLHKKPLALIKEVIDTFERSRMQIQRSKQLFHNREEITLYMIKY, via the coding sequence TTGAGTACACAGTCATCTTGGGGTGAAGGAGACTTCTCCCGTTTTATCTGCACAGCCAATCATGGTTTTGCACCCTATGCTCAGGAGGAATTGCGCCGTACATTTGGGGCAGTAAAGAGCACGGTACTCGTACCAGGTGAGATTCTGCTTGCCGGTCTTCCGATTGCGGAAGAAGAGGTAGCGATCAAGCTTTTGGAAGAAAGCCCGACGTTTTTACGTCATATTCAACCTGTTCAATTTCAGGAAAATACGGAAGATTCAGCGCAAGCAATGGAAAAATTGATTTCATTTGTGTTGAACCATACGGAGTTAACAGGCACTAAAGTTGCATTACAAGTTCGTAAAACCGAAGGGGCCTTCTGGAGGGAGAACGCTGCTTCATTGAAACAGCTCTTGACCGAGAAGTTGGATGACCTTGGTTGTGATTGGGTTGTCCGTGATGCGGATCATGTTATATCAGTCTTCGTTGCCGATGACATGTTATATGCCGGTGTATCCAGACCGGATCAAAATCTGTCGGACTGGAGTGGCGGAGCAGTTCGTTTTCAGAAGGAAGAGGGACAAATCTCTCGTGCCAAATTCAAATTGCTTGAAGCGGAGCAGACATTTGGCATCGACTTTACTTCTTTTCACAAAGCATTGGACATTGGTGCTGCGCCTGGTGGATGGACCTCTTTCCTGCTAGAGCGCGGGCTTGAAGTTACAGCTGTTGATCCTGCCAAGATGGATGCGACCCTGCTGGAATCTCCCAAATTGACGTTTTTGAAAAAGAATGCTGGTGATGTACGTTTCCGCGAAGGGGAATTCGATCTGCTCGTATGTGATATGAGCTGGAGTCCCAAGCTGATGAGCCGTCTTATATCGGACTTGTTATACAGTCTTCAATCGGGGGGGACAGCAGTTGTGACAGTGAAGTTACTGCACAAGAAGCCGCTTGCGTTGATAAAAGAAGTCATCGATACATTTGAGCGCTCCCGGATGCAGATTCAACGTTCCAAACAGTTGTTTCATAACCGTGAAGAAATCACGCTATATATGATTAAGTATTAA
- the rnz gene encoding ribonuclease Z, translated as MELYFLGTNAGVPTLQRNVTSIGLRMLDERRALWLFDCGEGTQHQILSSPLKLSKLEKIFITHLHGDHVFGLPGLLSSRAYQGGTTPLTVYGPPGTERMIMTTMELSQSRLNYELSIVEHTGGVLFEDESFIVESALLEHRIDSYGYRITEKDRPGSLDPAKLAEYGLKPGPLFGRLKRGETITLDNGDFLRPEDVLGAPKRGMVITILGDTRPCDNVQPLALNADVLVHEATFLHDLADTAHEYYHSTSKQAAEAARAAGAGQLIMTHFSSRYKDEDQLQPLLEEAQSIFPNSKLAIEHELIPVVHRKSES; from the coding sequence ATGGAACTATATTTCCTGGGAACTAACGCTGGTGTACCTACGCTTCAGCGGAATGTAACTTCCATAGGGCTGCGCATGTTGGATGAGCGCAGAGCATTGTGGTTGTTTGACTGCGGGGAAGGAACCCAGCATCAGATTTTAAGTTCTCCCCTTAAATTGAGCAAATTGGAGAAAATATTTATCACCCATTTACATGGAGATCATGTATTTGGACTACCAGGTCTGCTCTCCAGCAGAGCATATCAGGGTGGCACTACACCGTTAACGGTGTATGGACCGCCAGGAACTGAACGAATGATCATGACAACCATGGAGCTGAGCCAATCACGGCTAAACTATGAACTAAGCATTGTGGAACATACAGGCGGAGTGCTTTTCGAAGATGAGAGCTTCATTGTAGAATCTGCGTTGCTAGAACATCGTATCGACAGTTATGGATATCGGATTACCGAAAAGGATCGTCCAGGCAGTCTGGACCCTGCAAAACTGGCTGAGTATGGCTTGAAGCCGGGGCCGCTATTTGGTCGCTTGAAACGGGGAGAAACGATTACCCTCGACAACGGGGACTTCCTTCGTCCAGAAGATGTGTTGGGTGCACCCAAGCGAGGTATGGTCATTACCATCTTGGGCGATACACGCCCGTGTGACAATGTGCAGCCGCTCGCTCTAAATGCGGATGTTCTTGTACACGAAGCTACGTTCCTGCATGATTTGGCTGATACGGCACATGAGTACTATCATAGTACTTCGAAGCAAGCGGCTGAGGCGGCGAGAGCGGCAGGTGCGGGACAGCTGATCATGACCCATTTTAGCTCTCGTTACAAAGATGAGGATCAGTTGCAGCCACTTCTGGAGGAGGCGCAATCGATATTCCCGAATTCCAAACTTGCGATTGAACACGAGCTTATTCCAGTTGTTCACCGTAAGAGCGAATCCTAA
- a CDS encoding serine/threonine protein kinase, producing the protein MRHPARLERGSLLGGRYRIVSILGSGGMSHVYEAEDLKLPGKTWAIKESVTAMPYEGSMESEAALLTSLRHPRLPQIVDFFVPDEHGYTYLVMEYIEGLTLSDYFKQCRGKIPLEHMTEFVLQLLDVLSYLHSLDPPVIYRDLKPSNIMITPEHEVRLIDFGIARSYKAQRVDDTVKLGTAGFAAPEQYGSGQTDARSDLYGLGALLLYLMTCGTYTEWIQGVESSIRSDVPRTYIPVARRLLRLNPNERFQSADEVRKELLRRPGIAAGGSETTVTISGGTRVIALTGASSGVGVTHTAIAISHYLERQNFKVAIIEMSPRSQSFTRIQQVAHAGKPVPAGRQFAVDGVHYWKQSGRADILSLLGGSYQFIVMDLGSGQDQNRLEEFLRADLPIVIGSGAEWRQAEIGSFVRSHNRYPKDKWIYCLPLAASDAVQRIRKTLDTSSVYGLPLHIDPFDREPQMDKVFAHILTHMMGQLPKKRSFFARKRAHD; encoded by the coding sequence ATGAGACATCCGGCCAGGCTCGAGCGTGGAAGCCTGCTGGGAGGAAGGTATCGTATTGTGTCCATTCTAGGTTCAGGTGGTATGAGCCATGTATATGAAGCAGAGGATTTGAAGTTGCCAGGCAAAACCTGGGCGATTAAAGAAAGCGTGACGGCGATGCCATACGAAGGCAGTATGGAGTCAGAAGCTGCTCTTCTTACATCTCTGAGGCATCCCAGATTGCCGCAAATCGTAGATTTTTTTGTTCCTGATGAGCACGGTTATACCTATCTTGTGATGGAGTACATTGAAGGATTGACACTTAGTGACTATTTCAAGCAATGTCGGGGGAAGATTCCGCTTGAGCATATGACGGAGTTTGTGCTTCAGTTGCTGGATGTATTGAGTTATTTGCATAGTCTGGACCCGCCTGTCATCTACCGGGATTTGAAACCATCCAACATTATGATTACACCAGAACATGAAGTTAGACTGATTGATTTTGGGATAGCACGGAGCTATAAAGCACAAAGAGTTGATGATACGGTTAAATTGGGAACGGCCGGCTTCGCTGCACCAGAACAATATGGTTCAGGCCAGACGGATGCGCGTTCTGACCTTTATGGGCTTGGAGCATTGCTGCTCTATCTCATGACTTGTGGGACTTATACCGAATGGATTCAGGGAGTAGAGAGTTCCATTCGCAGCGATGTTCCACGTACCTATATTCCTGTTGCGAGAAGGTTGTTGCGACTGAATCCGAATGAACGTTTTCAATCGGCTGATGAAGTTCGTAAGGAGCTGCTGCGCAGACCGGGAATAGCTGCTGGTGGTTCAGAAACGACGGTGACGATAAGCGGAGGAACAAGAGTGATCGCTTTGACAGGGGCATCATCCGGTGTTGGAGTTACGCATACGGCCATAGCCATAAGTCACTATCTGGAGCGGCAGAACTTCAAAGTTGCCATAATCGAGATGTCGCCACGTTCCCAATCGTTTACACGGATTCAACAAGTGGCGCATGCAGGTAAACCCGTGCCAGCAGGCAGACAGTTTGCAGTGGATGGTGTACATTACTGGAAACAATCTGGACGTGCAGACATCCTGTCTTTATTGGGAGGCAGCTATCAGTTCATTGTGATGGATCTGGGCAGTGGTCAGGATCAGAACCGGCTTGAAGAGTTTCTCAGAGCTGACTTGCCCATTGTTATAGGTTCCGGTGCCGAATGGAGACAAGCTGAGATTGGATCTTTTGTCCGTTCACACAACCGGTACCCGAAAGACAAATGGATCTACTGCCTGCCACTGGCAGCATCTGATGCCGTTCAGCGCATCCGAAAAACATTGGATACTTCCAGTGTCTACGGCCTGCCTTTACATATCGATCCCTTTGATCGGGAGCCGCAGATGGATAAGGTTTTTGCACATATTCTGACTCATATGATGGGGCAGCTTCCCAAGAAACGTTCATTCTTTGCAAGAAAAAGAGCACATGATTAG
- a CDS encoding Fpg/Nei family DNA glycosylase, whose protein sequence is MPELPEMENYRTLLSEKILDLPITSVVVNREKSINTDPDVFTRELTGNRIIFVERRAKHLIFHLANGKRLVLHLMLGGMIFWGTEAERPDRSTQVEIQFGEYTLYFIGLRLGYLHLLTSKETEEAMSDLGPEPLDRRMNAERFAALLKGRRGTLKTTLVNQHIIAGIGNCYSDEIAFAAGLRPSSKTQNIAASPELTARLYHSMQSVLREAASEGGYMEMPLMQGDTKTGSFDEQCRVYDREGETCPRCGGTIARVEITGKKAFFCPDCQHEA, encoded by the coding sequence ATGCCGGAATTGCCGGAAATGGAAAACTACCGGACCTTGCTGTCCGAGAAAATACTCGATTTGCCGATTACAAGTGTGGTGGTTAACCGTGAAAAGTCGATTAATACCGATCCTGATGTGTTTACCCGTGAACTGACAGGCAATCGTATCATATTTGTAGAGCGTAGGGCCAAACATCTGATCTTTCATTTGGCTAATGGCAAGCGGCTTGTGCTTCATCTCATGCTGGGCGGAATGATTTTCTGGGGCACGGAAGCTGAACGTCCTGATCGTTCCACGCAAGTGGAAATTCAGTTTGGAGAGTATACGTTATACTTTATTGGGCTCCGTTTAGGATATCTACATTTGCTTACTTCCAAAGAGACGGAAGAGGCTATGTCTGATCTTGGACCTGAACCTCTTGATCGGCGCATGAATGCAGAACGCTTTGCTGCTCTGTTGAAAGGACGTCGAGGTACACTCAAAACTACACTGGTTAACCAGCACATTATTGCAGGCATCGGAAATTGTTATTCAGATGAGATTGCATTTGCAGCAGGTCTGAGACCAAGCTCTAAGACTCAAAATATTGCTGCATCGCCTGAACTCACAGCACGTTTGTACCATTCTATGCAATCCGTGTTGCGGGAAGCTGCTTCGGAAGGCGGTTATATGGAAATGCCGTTGATGCAGGGAGATACCAAGACGGGAAGTTTTGACGAGCAGTGCCGAGTGTATGATCGTGAAGGGGAAACTTGCCCTCGTTGTGGGGGAACGATAGCGCGCGTGGAAATTACGGGAAAGAAGGCTTTCTTCTGTCCGGATTGCCAGCATGAGGCCTAA
- a CDS encoding SAF domain-containing protein codes for MSKLRKQSRQLIYAGLTGAGAIGLLFGAYVIYNVKTMSDTRAEVESRYSSAYEQKEAELMQQWNSGAQGWVTIRDVEAGEPILPEDIKLIAVPDAQAPRNLWSSSKQMDGQVAKIELKKGTAITTEMVYEDTPAPPDLRNRELQVVLLPSSLAKGDIIDIRIQFPTGQDYILLSKKKVERLNAATLWITMSEEEILSLSSAIVDAYLHKASIYALTYVEPQFQTPAIPTYPANNEVLKLLESDPNLVRRAEVELARQVRSSLESSLAASMSAPSQGVEQDVAQSSVSYNSRPGANNSSSTDGVIWNDGSGSSGTTGTESNDFSTSTSSTDEQKSLLTGGE; via the coding sequence TTGTCTAAATTAAGAAAACAAAGCCGTCAACTGATTTACGCTGGATTGACGGGAGCAGGAGCAATCGGTTTATTGTTTGGGGCATATGTCATTTACAATGTCAAAACCATGAGTGATACGAGAGCTGAAGTGGAGTCCCGTTACTCGTCAGCCTACGAACAAAAAGAAGCTGAATTGATGCAACAATGGAACTCGGGGGCACAGGGATGGGTAACTATACGGGATGTTGAAGCAGGAGAGCCGATATTGCCCGAGGATATCAAACTGATAGCCGTTCCAGATGCTCAGGCACCAAGGAATCTGTGGTCCAGCTCCAAGCAGATGGATGGTCAAGTGGCGAAAATAGAATTAAAAAAGGGAACTGCTATTACAACTGAAATGGTGTATGAGGATACCCCGGCACCGCCGGATTTAAGAAACCGGGAACTACAGGTTGTGTTATTACCCTCTTCACTTGCGAAGGGAGACATCATTGATATTCGTATTCAGTTTCCAACGGGTCAAGACTATATTCTCCTGTCCAAAAAGAAAGTTGAAAGGTTAAATGCAGCTACACTATGGATTACAATGTCGGAGGAGGAGATCCTGTCCCTTTCAAGTGCAATTGTAGATGCCTATTTACATAAAGCTTCAATCTATGCCCTAACCTATGTAGAACCCCAGTTCCAGACACCAGCAATCCCGACATACCCTGCCAACAATGAAGTGTTAAAACTGCTGGAGAGTGATCCTAATCTTGTACGTCGGGCTGAAGTGGAGTTAGCGCGGCAAGTACGCAGTTCGCTAGAAAGTTCACTCGCCGCATCCATGTCAGCGCCATCCCAAGGTGTAGAGCAGGATGTTGCACAGTCTTCCGTTTCATACAATAGTCGCCCTGGAGCAAATAATTCTTCGTCTACTGATGGGGTCATCTGGAATGACGGTTCAGGTAGCAGCGGAACGACGGGTACAGAGAGCAATGATTTTTCAACATCCACTTCAAGTACGGATGAGCAGAAAAGCTTGCTAACGGGCGGGGAGTAA
- a CDS encoding cyclic-phosphate processing receiver domain-containing protein: MHVFLDDYRACPKGFVLATNAEECLMLLREGDVDILSLDFELGPDSPNGGEVAASIVREGLFPRQIYLHTSSMYGKRQMYELLYSNKPDSVTIHNGPMSGEVMLRVAAGEES, encoded by the coding sequence ATGCATGTTTTTTTGGATGATTACCGGGCATGTCCGAAAGGGTTTGTTCTGGCTACCAACGCAGAAGAATGCCTGATGCTGCTTAGAGAAGGTGATGTGGACATTCTATCCCTGGATTTTGAACTGGGTCCAGATTCGCCGAATGGCGGTGAAGTTGCTGCTTCAATCGTCCGGGAAGGTTTGTTTCCACGACAGATCTATTTGCACACGTCCAGCATGTATGGCAAACGTCAGATGTACGAATTGTTGTACAGCAATAAACCAGACTCTGTTACCATCCATAATGGTCCGATGTCGGGTGAAGTTATGCTGCGTGTTGCTGCGGGAGAAGAAAGCTGA
- a CDS encoding thioredoxin family protein, with the protein MKPITTKMLMRGVWEGMPQAVFIYTPLCGTCATARRMLEIAEHLLPEGILTEMNIHDIPELVQQFQISSVPAVMLFDGEHDVPRMVYRMNSVEHLLGEIRKAVLK; encoded by the coding sequence ATGAAGCCAATTACGACCAAAATGTTAATGCGCGGTGTATGGGAAGGCATGCCTCAGGCTGTATTTATCTATACCCCGCTATGCGGAACTTGTGCAACAGCACGTCGAATGCTCGAGATCGCGGAACATTTGCTGCCCGAAGGGATTTTGACCGAGATGAATATTCACGACATCCCGGAACTTGTGCAGCAGTTTCAGATTTCGAGTGTGCCTGCTGTTATGCTGTTTGATGGAGAGCATGATGTACCCAGAATGGTTTATCGGATGAACTCTGTCGAGCATCTGTTAGGGGAAATCCGAAAGGCGGTACTGAAATGA